The window AAAAAACATATCTCTACGAATGGCAAAAAGATGACTTTGAAAAGCTTGAAGACATTGAAAAAGAAGCTTTTAGAAAAGCAGATAGGTTAAACGACAAAATACTTGACCTGAAAATATTCATTGATGAGATGAATGAGGAATGGGATGATTATCTTAAATATCTGGAAGATAAGAAAATCTCTAAGATTTGCGAATTCAGAGGCGGTGAGTGCATTGACTTTGATGAGGAACTTTTAAATGCAATTGTAACCACCCTGAAAAAGTCCGTAAACGACACCAACAAATCCATAAAATATAATTCTAAAAAAATTTCAATAAATCGTGTAATTAATGGATAGTAAATTTTATAATATTCAATTTTTATATAGATTAATATGTCAGAGATTAAAAAACTCACAGTCGATGTCGACGTTGAGGATTATGTTAAGAAATATGTAAATTTTGAGGAAGTCTCAAAATTATGCATTGAAGAGCAGGAAAAGCTCGGATATAACTGGAATTATCCTCCATTCGAATTTGACGTTGATGAAGTATGGAACACCTACAACAAGTTAAAAATCATTGCTTTTAAAATTGACTTTTCAACAGAGGAACTGGAACATACTTTTGAAGAGAAAGAACTGGAATTTATTTTAAAAAGATTTGAACGCATGAAAGTCAAATTCATGAATGAAATCTACATGATTGAAAGTGAAGATGCACTTGGACTCTTTTTGGGAAAATGCAATCTGTGCATGAGATGTACAAGAGAATTCAACATGCCATGCAAAATGCCGTTTAAAATGAGATACTCCCTTGAATCACTGGGTGCATACACAGACAAGACAGTTGAAGATTTATTTGGATTTCCAGTAAAATACGCTCATGACGGTAAACTGCCTGAATATCTGATATTTGTAGGCGGTTTATTATATGATAAAAAATAGGTGATAAATATGAAAGTAAGTATAATAGGAGGAACCGGACCCCAAGGACTTGGAATTGCAGAAAGATTAGCAATAGCTGGTGTAGATGTAATTGTAGGTTCACGTAAAGAGGAAAAGGCACTTGATGTAGTTGCAAAGGCAAAAGAAGACCTTGCAGACTATGACTTATCCAATATGATAGGTATGGCAAACGAAGATGCTGCTCGTGAAGGAGATGTTTTAATTATCACTGTACCTTTAGCAGCACAAAAACCAACAGTTGAAGGAATAAAAGAATTCTGTAAAGACAAAATCGTCATGGATGCAACTGTACCTCTCGAAACAGCTATCGGTGGAAAACCATTCAGATTCATTGATCTCATGGAAGGATCTGCTGCTGAGAGAACTGCATCAATTCTTGAAGGAACCGGCGCAAAAGTAATCTGTGCATTCTGTAACATTTCAAACTCACACTTAGCAAACATTCCAGAAGAAATCGACTGTGACTGTCTGATTGCAGGAGATGACAAACAAGCAAAAGAAACCGCTGCAGAAATCATTGACAAAATCCCAGGTATCAGAACAATCGATACAGGTGTTTTAGAAAAAGCAAGAATTATCGAAAAAATCACTCCTCTTTTAATTGGAATGAACATCAAATACAAATCCCACTACGGCGGATTAAGAATAACAGGAATTCCTGCACTCGATAAGGAATAGATTTTTATGGATTCATTTGAGGCTCTTATTGGAAAAAACATTAATGAAGTAGTCTTGAATGAATCAGCAACTTTTTTTGTAGCTCCTCTGGAGTATTTTTATAAAAACTGCGGAATGAGATATCCTGCAGGCAAGTTTAAACTTGCAGATTTGGATTACTTTGACATGATTGACTTTACTGAGCTTTTCAGGTTTGAAGCTATTTTGATAATATGGTATTTTGAAGATATAATTACCGATTTGGAGCTGTATTACTTAAGCAATGATTTTGACGTATTGTTCAGTGATTATTACTATATCAAAAAAGCCATTGATAATGGTGAAGCCCATAAACTTCGTGAAGGCGATACTAAATATTTGGGAGCCTCCAGATTATCTGATAAGGTTGGCCAGCCTAACAGTGATAAATTGGCAAACAAGCGTGAACTTGTTTTAAAAAAGAAGTATTTGCAGAAAATGCTTAATGAACTGGGCTATAAATGCAAATAACCAGTTCTGATGGATACTTCACGTCCGCTTTGATTCAAGTGGAATTGATAATTTCACATCATTTTTACATGGTGAAATGTTAATTCTTTATTTTATAATTTATTTTTTATTTTTTTTACAATTTTCAAATTCAAATAAAAATTTCAATCTTTTAATCATTTAAATTTTATTTTTAAGTTATTTTTTTCAATAATTCTATGATATCTCTTGTCATAATTGTTAAATAAGATTTAAAACATAAATAATTATCGTTTATTAAAAATTATGGTGTAATGATATGGAGTATAAAAAATTATTTATTTTCATTTGTTTCATTATTTGTTTATTCAGCATCGCAAGTGTTTGCGCTAGTGATGCGAATCAGACGGTTGTTACAAGTGAAGAAATTAATCAAGAATTAAATTTATCTGATGTAAATGTTTTATCTGCATCAGCAGATGATATTAATGATGATGCATTATATTCAAATGAGGGTGGAGATATACTTGCAGACAAGCCGGATTCATCCTTAAGTAATCTGGGTGATATTGCTCTTGAGTATGGTGATGAGGCAAATATTGCAGTTGCGGCTATTGGAGCGACAGGAATCACAGCCAAAATTGATGGTAATGCTATTGGCGTGGCAGGTTATACAATCATGATTCCTTCTAACTTGAATGTGGGCACTCATCAGCTGTCTGTTTCTACAATTCCTGACTACAATCACAATTCTGTAACTAAAACTGCAACAATTACAATTAACAAGGCACAATCTTTAAGGGATATTGATGATATCACTTTAAATTATGGTAATTCTTCTGCGGTAAGATTATATACAATAGGAGTAACTAAGATTATTGCTGAAATTGATGGCAATGATGTTGATGTTAAAGGAAATGAGATTACAGTTCCGGTTTTGGATGTTGGAACTCATATATTATCCGTCACAACAGTTCCTGATGATAACCATATAGCAGCGACCAAAACAGCTACAATAACTGTTAATAAAGTAGATTCCTCTGTAGGTATGGGGGATTTGACTTTTAATTATGGCAGTTTTTCAAATATTACGGTAACAACTGAAGGGGTTGTCAAATTCACAGCAAAAATCGATGGAAAAGATGCTGATGTGGTAGGAAATACAATCATGATTCCTGCTAAATTGAATGTGGGTACTCATACTTTATCCGTTACAACAGTTGCTGATAGCAATCACAATCCAGTAACCCGAACCGCTACAATAACTGTGAAAAAGGCGGATTATTTAAGCAATATTGTGGATGTTAATTTAACTTATGGAACCTCTTTAAATATTGCATTAAATGATGACGAATCTATTACATATAAGGCTCAAATCGATG is drawn from uncultured Methanobrevibacter sp. and contains these coding sequences:
- a CDS encoding DUF2284 domain-containing protein; the protein is MSEIKKLTVDVDVEDYVKKYVNFEEVSKLCIEEQEKLGYNWNYPPFEFDVDEVWNTYNKLKIIAFKIDFSTEELEHTFEEKELEFILKRFERMKVKFMNEIYMIESEDALGLFLGKCNLCMRCTREFNMPCKMPFKMRYSLESLGAYTDKTVEDLFGFPVKYAHDGKLPEYLIFVGGLLYDKK
- the npdG gene encoding NADPH-dependent F420 reductase, which gives rise to MKVSIIGGTGPQGLGIAERLAIAGVDVIVGSRKEEKALDVVAKAKEDLADYDLSNMIGMANEDAAREGDVLIITVPLAAQKPTVEGIKEFCKDKIVMDATVPLETAIGGKPFRFIDLMEGSAAERTASILEGTGAKVICAFCNISNSHLANIPEEIDCDCLIAGDDKQAKETAAEIIDKIPGIRTIDTGVLEKARIIEKITPLLIGMNIKYKSHYGGLRITGIPALDKE